Below is a genomic region from Spirosoma radiotolerans.
GACTAGTAGACGGGGTATTCGACGAAGTTCCGTTCAGTTTCATACAGTCTGATTTTAAGGTCTAAGCCCTCGCTTAGTTGGTTGCGTAAAAGGTTGTAGATGACTATGGCAATGTTTTCGGCCGATGGATTAAGATCAGCGAACTCTTCGGTATCCAGATTTAGGTTCTTATGATCGAAGCGATCAGTAACGTGTTCCTGAATAAGATTACCAAGGAGTTTCATATCGATCACATAACCTGTTTCCGGATCAATCGGGCCGGTTACCTGCACAATTAATTCGTAATTGTGCCCGTGATAATTAGGATTGTTGCATTTGCCGTATACCCGCGTGTTTTTTTCGTCTGACCAGTTTGGGTTGTTCAGACGATGAGCAGCATTGAAATGTTCCTTGCGAAACACCGCCACTCGTGGGGCATTTGCCCGAGAATCAATCATAGAAACAAATTGAAATTAGGGTTCGATCAACCTGTCGTTACAAAGGTTGTGTACAACACAGGCAGACAGTCGAGCGAGTAGCTAAGTCGCTCTTTCGTATGCAATGAATTAACCAATCAACAAGCGTTCAGTTTATTTTGTTCAACGTTTATTAAAAAAAGCTAAACAAAACCTGAAACGTTTCAGGTCAATAACATCCACTTATCCGGTATTGTTCCCGCTCATCTACTCCGTTAGACTGCACGGAACCAGATGATATAGGATGCGGTTGTGCCCCCATGAAACGCTTACGTAAACCTATGCTATTAACTTTATTTATCGTTACCGGACTGATTGCCACTACCTTCCTTTTCCTGCAACAAAGTCCATTCGGAAGTAACCCGTCAGCCACTCGCCTGGAGCGAATCAAACGCTCACCCTATTATAGAGATGGCGCTTTTCAGAACCTGGAAAAGACGGAGGTGATGTCTGAAAATACCTCTTACCTGGGTATGATGCGCGATTTTATCAATAAAGACAAAGACAATGTCCCACCTAAACCGCTGCCATCGGTACGAACAGATCTGAAGGCCTTACCCGATGAGAAACCAACAATTGTCTGGTTCGGGCATTCGTCTTACCTGATAAAATCGCAGGGCACTACCATTTTGGTTGACCCGGTCTTTAGCGGTTATGCTTCGCCCGTTTCGTTTTTTGGCAAAGCCTATGCGGGATCCAACGTGTACAGCGTTGAAGACATGCCGACTATTGATCTGTTGATCCTGTCTCACGATCACTACGATCACCTCGATTATGAAACGATCACAAAGCTTATTCCCAAAGTCAAAAAATTCTATACAGCGCTGGGCGTAGGTGCTCACCTCGAACGCTGGGGCGTTCCGGCCGACCGTATTGTGGAATTCGATTGGTGGGAAAGTCATCATGTGGCTACGGATCTGGACTTGACGGCGGTTCCAGCCCGCCACTTTTCGGGGCGTAGCCTTACACGCGGAAAAACCCTATGGACGGCTTTTGTGATGAAAATTCATGGCTATTCGCTATACCTGGGGGGCGATTCGGGCTATGGAAAACATTTCAAGACGATCGGCGATCAATACGGTCCATTCGATCTGGCCATTCTTGAATGCGGTCAGTATGGCAAAGACTGGCCCAATATTCATATGTTTCCGGAAGAGGTTGCTACGGCTGCCCAGGACCTACGAGCGAAAACTGTGTTGCCTGTGCACTGGGCTAAGTTCTCCCTGGCCAATCATGCCTGGACAGACCCTATTGAGCGGTTTACGAAACGGGCTACCGAACAAAAGCTGGACTTTACGACGCCAATGATTGGCGAGCCTGTTGTCGTCGAGGCACAATACCCAAAGTCCAGGTGGTGGGTTTACTAGCTATCGATGGCAGGGGCTATAGCTTCGTGCCATCGACTTAATCTGCATAAGCTAAAATTAACATAGCGTATGTTTTCTGCCGTGAAACAGCGTTCTTTGGTACGTAAACCCCACTCTACGTACCGCATTCGTTATGCAGACCCCAACCCGGCGCCAATTTATCCGTACAGCCGCGCTCACTGGCGCAGCCACATCTGTAGCAACAACCTCTGTTTTTCCCGCTATTTTAACCGGAGCAAAGCCAGCTGATTCTAAAGTCCGCCTGGCTTTTATCGGTGTTGGCTCACGCGGGCGCAGTCACGTTGAGCAAGCTATCTACCGCGATGATGTCGACATTGTGGCTATTTGCGACCCGGCTCCCGAAGCCATCAGCCGGACAACCACCATGATTGAAAAGGCAGGTCGGAAGGCACCGGTGGCCTATAGCAAAGGGGATGAAGCCTTCAAGGACATGCTCAAACGCGACGATATTGATGGCGTCGTGATTGCCACACCCTGGGAATGGCACGTGCCCATGGCTGTAGCTACTATGAACGCGGGCAAATATGCCGCCGTAGAAGTATCGGCAACGGTAACGCTCAAAGAATCGTGGGATTTGGTGAATGCGTCGGAGAAATCGGGGTCACCCTGCATGATTCTGGAAAATGTTTGTTACCGGCGTGATGTACTGGCTGTCCTGAACATGATTCGGAAAGGCATGTTTGGCGAAATGACTTATGCGCACTGTGGCTACCAGCACGACTTGCGGAATATTAAATTCAATGATGGCAAATCGATTTCAGGGATCGGTGCTGAGTTTGGCGAAAAAGGCTATTCAGAAGCGCACTGGCGCACCCAGCACTCGGTAAACCGAAACGGAGATTTATATCCGACCCATGGCCTCGGTCCAGTGGCGCACTGGCTCGATATTAACCGGGGCAATCGGTTTATGCACCTTACCTCAACAGCAACAAAAAGTCGGGGGCTCCATAAGTATGTGGTCGACAAAGGTGGCCCCAACCACCCCAATGCAAAAGTAAATTTCAAACTTGGTGATGTCGTCACTACGGTCATCCAATGCGCCAATGGCGAAAATATCGTGATCATTCACGATACCAACTCGCCCCGGCCCTACTCGCTCGGGTTCAGAGCGCAGGGAACGAATGGCATCTGGATGGACGACAACGATATGATCTATCTGGAAGGTGTTTCGCCCAAGCCGCATAACTGGGAGCCTTTCGCGGCTTATCAGGAAAAATACGATCACCCACTCTGGAAACGCCATGCGCAGACAGCCGAAAGCGCCGGCCATGGTGGTATCGATTTCTTCGTTCTCCGGGCGTTCATCGAATCTATAAAAGCGAAAGGCCCCGTGCCGATCGATGTATACGATGCTGCCGTTTGGAGTGCCATCAGCCCACTATCGGAGCAGAGTATTGCCGGAGGGAGCAAACCCATTGAAATTCCTGATTTCACCCGGGGTAAATGGAAAACGAACAAGCCAATTTTTGGGCTGAATGATAACTATTAATGCATAAGGCTATCCGTTCAGTCGTTTGTAATTAAACATTGTACGTTTAGTCTTTTAAGATTATTTCATCTTTCATTCATAGGAAAGCACAAACATTATATTGCTTCATAGACTAAAAACCGATTTCTGTATTTTACTTTGTAAAAATTTTTAAAATCCTTTCCCTGCCTTTAATCCTCCTATCAGCGAATGACACCAACTGCTCCGCCTAAAACCCAAAATTATACCGGCCCTTTGCTGATTATTGGCGCCCTTTTCTTTGTTTTTGGCTTCGTCACGTGGGTCAATAGTGTATTGATTGCGTTTTTTAAGCAAGCGTTCAACCTAAGCACCGTCGGTTCCAACCTGGTGGCGTTTGCCTTTTTCATATCCTATACGCTGATGGCCATTCCATCATCGGCCCTGTTAAAGCGGACCGGTTTCAAAAATGGCATGTCGATGGGTTTGCTGGTCATGGCTGTCGGCACAATTATTTTCGTACCAGCGGCTAAAGCGCTCTCCTATCCGCTTTTTCTGGTAGGCTTGTTCCTGATTGGCATTGGTCTGACCGTATTACAAACAGCGTCAAATCCTTATGCAACGATTCTCGGTCCTCGAGAGAGTGCCGCCCAACGCATCAGTTTCCTGGGAGTAGCCAACAAATTGGCGGGTATTTGCAGCCAGTTTATTTTTGGTGGGTTGCTGTTAACGGGTGCCAATGCTGTTTCTGGCACGGCCA
It encodes:
- a CDS encoding 6-pyruvoyl trahydropterin synthase family protein, giving the protein MIDSRANAPRVAVFRKEHFNAAHRLNNPNWSDEKNTRVYGKCNNPNYHGHNYELIVQVTGPIDPETGYVIDMKLLGNLIQEHVTDRFDHKNLNLDTEEFADLNPSAENIAIVIYNLLRNQLSEGLDLKIRLYETERNFVEYPVY
- a CDS encoding MBL fold metallo-hydrolase — translated: MLLTLFIVTGLIATTFLFLQQSPFGSNPSATRLERIKRSPYYRDGAFQNLEKTEVMSENTSYLGMMRDFINKDKDNVPPKPLPSVRTDLKALPDEKPTIVWFGHSSYLIKSQGTTILVDPVFSGYASPVSFFGKAYAGSNVYSVEDMPTIDLLILSHDHYDHLDYETITKLIPKVKKFYTALGVGAHLERWGVPADRIVEFDWWESHHVATDLDLTAVPARHFSGRSLTRGKTLWTAFVMKIHGYSLYLGGDSGYGKHFKTIGDQYGPFDLAILECGQYGKDWPNIHMFPEEVATAAQDLRAKTVLPVHWAKFSLANHAWTDPIERFTKRATEQKLDFTTPMIGEPVVVEAQYPKSRWWVY
- a CDS encoding Gfo/Idh/MocA family protein → MQTPTRRQFIRTAALTGAATSVATTSVFPAILTGAKPADSKVRLAFIGVGSRGRSHVEQAIYRDDVDIVAICDPAPEAISRTTTMIEKAGRKAPVAYSKGDEAFKDMLKRDDIDGVVIATPWEWHVPMAVATMNAGKYAAVEVSATVTLKESWDLVNASEKSGSPCMILENVCYRRDVLAVLNMIRKGMFGEMTYAHCGYQHDLRNIKFNDGKSISGIGAEFGEKGYSEAHWRTQHSVNRNGDLYPTHGLGPVAHWLDINRGNRFMHLTSTATKSRGLHKYVVDKGGPNHPNAKVNFKLGDVVTTVIQCANGENIVIIHDTNSPRPYSLGFRAQGTNGIWMDDNDMIYLEGVSPKPHNWEPFAAYQEKYDHPLWKRHAQTAESAGHGGIDFFVLRAFIESIKAKGPVPIDVYDAAVWSAISPLSEQSIAGGSKPIEIPDFTRGKWKTNKPIFGLNDNY